In a single window of the Gossypium hirsutum isolate 1008001.06 chromosome D02, Gossypium_hirsutum_v2.1, whole genome shotgun sequence genome:
- the LOC107910741 gene encoding probable protein phosphatase 2C 12, producing the protein MSSRGQYQPMPLSVLLKRESSNEKIEKPEIVHGLASQSKKGEDFTLLKTECQRTMGNGVTTFSVFGLFDGHNGSAAAIYTKENLLNNVLNAIPTDLNTDEWVAALPRALVSGFVKTDKDFHKIGKKSGTTVTFVIIEGWVITIASVGDSECIFDSANGGMYYLSADHRLDCNEEERERITASGGDIGRLNAGCGTEIGPLRCWPGGLCLSRSIGDRDVGEFIVPVPYIKQIKMSTAGGRLIISSDGVWDALSAEAALDFCRGMPPEAAAAQIVKEALQANGLRDDTTCIVIDILPQEKPAAPSPPPKKPVKYLLMSLFRKKPSESFSYKDKEYMEPDVVEELFEEGSALLSERLNTKYPVCNMFKLFMCAVCQIEMKPGEGSSVHAGTSSLVKVCPWDGPFLCSSCQEKKEAMEGKRPSDRHCIDSD; encoded by the exons ATGTCCTCGAGAGGCCAATATCAACCAATGCCACTTTCGGTTCTACTGAAACGAGAATCATCAAATGAAAAGATAGAGAAACCGGAGATTGTACACGGACTAGCGAGCCAGAGCAAGAAAGGTGAGGACTTTACGTTGCTTAAGACGGAATGCCAAAGAACAATGGGAAATGGTGTCACCACATTCTCAGTTTTCGGG CTCTTTGATGGGCACAATGGATCTGCAGCTGCTATTTACACTAAAGAGAATCTCCTTAATAATGTCCTAAATGCTATTCCAACGGATCTTAATACAGATGAATGGGTTGCTGCACTGCCTAGGGCTTTGGTTTCTGGCTTTGTTAAAACAGATAAAGACTTCCACAAGATAG GAAAAAAATCAGGGACAACTGTAACCTTTGTGATAATAGAAGGATGGGTTATAACAATTGCATCTGTTGGTGATTCCGAGTGTATATTTGACTCAGCTAATGGTGGAATGTATTACTTGTCAGCTGATCATAGGCTTGATTGCAATGAAGAGGA AAGGGAACGAATCACTGCTAGTGGGGGTGATATTGGTCGATTAAATGCTGGTTGTGGTACAGAG ATTGGTCCTTTGAGATGTTGGCCTGGAGGCTTGTGTCTTTCACGATCCATTGGCGATAGGGATGTTGGGGAGTTCATTGTTCCTGTTCCATACATAAAGCAAATAAAG ATGTCTACAGCTGGTGGTAGGCTGATTATCTCTAGTGATGGTGTTTGGGATGCCTTATCAGCTGAAGCAGCTCTTGATTTTTGTCGTGGAATGCCACCAGAAGCAGCAGCTGCACAGATTGTGAAA GAAGCTTTGCAGGCAAATGGTCTTCGAGATGATACAACCTGCATCGTTATTGATATCTTACCACAAGAGAAGCCAGCTGCTCCGTCGCCACCACCAAAGAAGCCAGTAAAATACCTTTTGATGTCATTATTTCGCAAGAAGCCTTCCGAATCATTCTCTTATAAAGATAAAGAATACATGGAGCCAGATGTGGTGGAGGAATTATTTGAGGAGGGATCTGCTTTGCTTTCAGAAAG GTTGAATACAAAATACCCAGTGTGCAACATGTTTAAGCTGTTCATGTGTGCAGTCTGTCAAATAGAAATGAAACCTGGAGAGGGTAGTTCCGTTCATGCTGGTACTTCTAGTTTGGTAAAGGTATGTCCATGGGATGGTCCCTTCCTTTGCTCTAGTTGCCAGGAGAAGAAAGAAGCTATGGAAGGGAAAAGACCATCAG ACAGACATTGCATTGACAGTGACTAG